The genomic stretch aaaaatagtatatagCAGTACTTGTCCGGGACTTCTATAAAGATTCGGACTTCTTAAAATCAATGAAATACATGGATTAAATTCTTATGAAGTTTAGTTaactttattgtttttaaagttttaatttgttaatttaaaataaacggTTCATATTTAAGGATTTCAAGAATTTAATATTGAAAGTTAACTTTAAAATTATAGAGACCACGTGTCACGGCCCTAATGTGGCTGTGGTGTGGCAGCAGGGGCATGAGTGCTTTGCACCCCTGCTGGCCACTAAGCCAAGGCATGAAGGGGCATGCCTAGGTTGAGGATGCTGCTTGGAGAAGGCTAAGGCTTGCTGCAAAGGATCAAAGGGAGTGGCCCATGCACTGTCAAGGTGCTTGGGCATGTTGCTGTTGGCCCAAGAGCTGCTGTGGGGCGCATGGATTGCTGGGATGGCTTGTGTGAGTGGGCTGGGCGTGGCCCAGGCCCTTGTATGCTTGTCTGTCTGGACCATGGTGCAGTATGCTGCTGAGAGGGGCCACATGGCGCCCAAGATGCCTTTGAGTTATGCTGGAAAATGCCTGCAGGCAGTGGCCACGTCGTGGCACTGTCCTGCCCAAGTGATGGTGCTGTTGAAGCATGGTGTGGCTTGCTGGAACAGCCACATGGTGCCCTTGCCTTGTTCAAGAAGACCTGCTGTGCCAGGGTTCTATGATTGCCTTGCAGTGGAGTTGGGAGGCTGATTGACCTTGAGTGTAGCAGTGGGATGGTGTGGGGCGCTGGCCAAGCCCCATGGCTGATCATTGCTTGCTACAGTGGGCAGAGTGGTGTTCTGCCTTGCCTGCAGGACTTGGACAAGTGGCAGGGAACTTGCTGGGCCTCAATGGTGCAGTTGAAGCTTGCAGGAGAGCTGCAAGGGCTGCCTTGTGGCAGCAAGGGCGTTGGCTGGATTCAAATGGACCAAGGAGCATGGTCCAGGTGGCAGGCTGCTTGCTGGAGGAGACCATGTTGCACCATGCTGTGGGCTGCAACCAGGTGGCAGCCCACTGCAGCAAAGCATGCTACAAATGAGTTGCCTTGTAGTAGTATCAGCTGATGGTGTTGGCTGAATTCGAATGGACCAGGGAGCATGGTCCAGGTGGCTGGTTGCTTGCTGGAAATGGTGAAGCTGCAACAGGCAGTGGGCTGGAGCCAGGTGGCAGCCCACTGCAGCAAGGCCATTCCTCTTGATGGCTACAAGTTGGCTGCCTTGTGGCAGTGCACAAGCTGAAGGGGTTGGACGAATTCAAATGGGCCAAGGGGGCCTGCAACACGTGGTTGGCTGGTGCAGGGCATGCTGAAGAGAGGCAGCATGTCTGTTGGTAGCTATATTGGGTGCAGTGGGCTGGAGCCAGGTGGCAGCCCACTGCCATGAGCTGAGAACCATGCTGGGGCTTATTTAAGCAAGGCATGGCTGCTTGTTGGAGCAGGCTGAGAAGTCTCAGGAAGCTGGAGAGTACAGAAAAGCTAAGAGAGAAAGCTTGGCTGTAGCTTGAGAGCTCAAAGTGAGCTGAAGGAGTGCCTAGGGCAGAGAAGGCTTGTGAGTGCTGGAGACTGCCGAAGTGCTGCTGGAGGCCGAAGTTGCTTGCTGCTAGAAGGGAGACTCTGGTTGCTTGTAACAGACAAGCGTTGTGGAAGAGGGCCACACACTTGGGGGAGTGCTGATTGACTTTGTAGTGAGAAACAGTGGGCTGTGTGAGAGTTTCATTGTTGTCTTGTAAAGCCTTGGTGGCTGGGTCATTCATGTATCTCTTGTAAGCCTGAGGGCTGAGTTGGTGTTGAGACTAAGGGCTCCAAAGTGTGCTGTGGACCCTAGTCCGTCCTTGTACAGATTCGTTGAGTGAATTGTAAAGGTTGGGAGGTGTTGCTCCCGTAAAAAGTAAGTGTGCTGTGCTTGTGCTGTGCTTGGCTTCCACTAACCTCAGTTGGTGAGGGTGAGTTGGCTGCCTAAGGCGCTGTGTGGTGCGTTGCTTAGGGCCATCACGTGGCTGGTTTGGTGCGAAAAATTAGCCCCGTGACAATAGTACTAGTTCAAACTCGATAAACACATCAAAATTACAACATGAGAAACCTGTTATCTTCTGTAACACCTTCACTTCTCCAGGTTCTTGCCAAGGCTGCAAGTGATAATGCACATTTCAAAGTCTCCACCTAattcaagaaagagaaataaagtGTTTGATTCGTAGAAAACGACATTACATCTATCCGTTTGATTGGTAAGATTTGAACCAACGACCTACCCACAATCCAAAACACGtttattaattagtaaaatttgtttctttttcttggggGTGTAGTATTTGCTTACCATAAAATTTGCAGTGGTAACACTATACTCATACTTGCCAGCTCTCTTAGACCACACAATAAGTATCGCTTGCGAACTCGTAAGAACAGTCAATGCGATCGTAACAGCGGACCTATAAGCAAACACCAAAACCATATACACATACATGAATTACCATCCCTCTCTCTCCATCTTTATTCTCCGTATTGGAACCAGAATGaaaaacataaaggaaaaactCACACACTTGCGCTTCCACCTGGTGCGTTCAACATCCACATTACCCACTGAATGAGCTTTCCCTCTTGAGCTCTCTATGTCTTCTCCACCAGCATCGCCATCTTTATCCTACACAAATTGACACATACAAACAACCAATTTCACCGTCAATCGGAGATGGGATGGAGATTTCGAATAATTTGTGCtataaattaactaaattgaAGTAAAAGATTCAACCtgatctttgatttttctgtaCTCCATATTTTGGGCGTCTCAGTTGTCCGATGTGGGAATCTGAGAGACTGAGCAATAGGAGCGCACGGACTGAGCTTTCCAGTATGGCTGTACAGGACAAAAATTGGATGGGCCGATGTGTGCGTACTGGGCTGAGGTTTCATGGGCCAAGATCTGCAATCTTAATGTCGGCCataaggaaaaacaaattgaaaagtaGATATGAAAATAACAAGATatagaagaaaattattttgcagCTACACATACACAAAaatgtaacttttaatttttctattttcgaaaaatattttataaatttttttaagcagtatttttacaagaaaaatattatatattggaCAAATATCCACATTTCATCTATCAAAGCTGATGTGGTGTGGTCCACCTCACATCAACTTTAGTGGATCAATGGTAAATATTGTCCgatatatagcatttttcttttccaaaaaaaaaaaaaaaaaaagtgttccaTTCTTGTTCCAAAAACCCTTTTTATGGCCGCCGGAGAGAAAAAACTAGGATAATTATTCTAGGGGGAGGGAAGAACAATTTTCTTATTATGAAAAACATAATGGTGAGATTAGTGATGCACAGTTGAATATAGCGGTTATTGTTTTGTCTTATCTCTAGATTTGATTTTTGCGGTAATCTATGGGGTGaagttttgtttgttctttGGGGTTTCGATTACCTTTAGGTCAATTTATAAGGTTTTATTTACACTAAAGTCTCAAAGTAGCAGTCTTAGATCTTCGAtcagtcttttatttttctcttttattcatGTTTGAGAGCAAATAATTGACAGATGACGGATGAATGATCAAATATGTGGAAGAATTTGTCATCGATGGTAAAGGAAGCAAAGATGATTGCAATTGTGAATGCGTTTTGTAGTAGAGTTGGAAAAGAGAAGCAATCATTGTGTAATTGGGAAAGTTTTGATAGATCGGGCAGTGAACGGGGATGTGATTTGCCAGGATATGTTGCGAATCTGAAAACTGATTGAGACGGTGGCATTCAAAGAGTTAGATATTAACTTGTTCATCACGTAATTACATATAATTGGGTCTAATTCCACCATCTTCCCTTGGCTTGTATAACCCGTGATGTGGAATCTAGCAAAAAAACTGTTAAACAAGGTATAGATCATGTTTTGatggaagaaattttctttgtatctgtgatattgttttgttaaaaattaaaaattaaaaaaaataaataaaaaaaaaagaaaagaaggaggCTCTCTTTTtatgaaaggaaagaataaatagaattgttaaaaagaaaataataaaaaaaaaatacattttataaaccgcaaaaaaaaatattttccaaaaaagacCTCAAGTTAATTGATGTTCTTTGAGTCATAAAGAGCAACATTTAtgaaatgacataaatttcttccaaaccagtTCGAATAAAATATCCTTCAACCAAGTGTCTAGATTTGGATCCTCTGGAATTTCAGATCCTGGCCCTTCAATTTCATCATAAGGTTAGTGTTTCGCCACATGTcacactaataataaaataatatatttttttaaacaaaaatagaaaataataaaaaaataaattagtttggggtagccggccaccccatttttgccatGGGGATGGCTGAAGAAGTcggctgggggtggccgatccatgggggtggcttcaccCACCCTCAAccggcctttgggggtggccgcccaCCCCCATGGCAAATATGGGATGGTCGGCCACCCTATATggtaaaaataaacttttttatttttttattttctttttaaaattttaaaattattttattattagtgtgACACGTGGCGAAACACTGGCCTTTGGATGAAAATTGACTAACCAGGATCTGAAATTCTAGAATCTGGAATTCCCCTAGAAATTTCAGGGGATCCGGATCcgaagtgtctataaatatttaaaacgcatataaaatttagtttaagttagtaaattgctattaatgatgttaagaatttagtgtatgttttaaatatttatagatacttgtcactattttaaataggatggaggatatttccttcaaactgatttggaggaaatttatgtctaTTATTACGGGTgcaaacgagccaagcttgaacgagcttcccttgtttaaGCTCAAcccgtttaaattttactcgaactTAGCTTGtttatgagcatttgcttagtctggctagTAGAGTaaggagcctgagtcaatacaatAAGGCACTTAGTTTCAAAGAGAGatgatatgcatccttttattataaaatgatgctattagaaaatatatatatatatatatatatatatatatatatatataagcaattatgtgaataactaccgATTCGAGCTTTATACGAGCCGCTCTTAATAATTAGATTGAGTATGAAACGAGTCCAAGCTCGAGCTCTCGCGAGGGCTTTGCTCACTTAACACCTCTGTgacattattaaaaattagttgtgACAATACATCCAAAATAgactcaaaatatatatatatatatatgtcttgtCAACATGTGTTTTGGgtcactttcattttctttttaataattttgaaagtaagaaacaaagAGAGCTCGCTTTCAATACCAATTTATTATAACCTACTGAATTACCCGTACGTGgacattaatattaattattatgataaaatcaaaactaaatatttttgCTCTTCTCCCATCCAACCAACTAATTTTATAGAATTACCACGATCTACCTTAGAGGCGGTGACGGCGAGGCCATTAAAGAAAAGACTGGAAGCCATTAGAGAGTTTTATGTTGTTGTTTATGTGACCGACATAAAGGTGGTCCCGCACTCACTCACACCCTGGCTTGTAAACACTATAACATGTATACGAGAAATGAGAAATGAGAAATGAGAAATACTCAGAATCTAATTTCTcgtggttttcttttctttctccttaaTTAAAGGAGGCATGTGGTGCCTAATGATGATTGACGCCTAAAACAATTATTGGGGGAGGCAAGTGAATTccaggagagaaaaaaattttgtaacgTAGAACTTCAAAAGCCAGACAAAAATTGTTGTTTCAAGTGCCACACACGCcataatgataaaaagatgatcTGAAATgacatttgtttttaattagaaaGTGGAGACgttatttaagtttttgaaattagttgtgatataattaaattttatttttgtcattcactttttattttaattaaatattttaatgtgtTTGACCtaatcacttattaaaatagagtttaagcataaataaaatattataatattaattaaattattaaattaactattttttattattaacttaaacttttttttttcttttttttttttaacatgttcgcacaagaggagaaaaagagagaatgagattAGATCTAGTGACCTCTACTGCATGTGACGTAGTCTCCAGCCAATTAAGATACTTCTTACGGGactattaacttaaacttttaagacaaCTAATAAAGGTTTAACATGCTAGTTTTTACACATATttatcacattaaaaaaaaactaatataaaaaatcacttaaaatagaACACTGGGGTGAAATGAATACTAATATTATTACTCTTTTTATACTAAGACTCTCACTCCAATTGTAATGACCCCgatggaaaaatcaattaattggtaattgacATAATGGTTCGTCTCTTAACCTTATTCCTaacgggacaagactcagggattaTAACATCTCCTAAACGAGAGAATTCAGTAGAAGACTTCTAAACTATAGGAAATGAGAACAATGATATAATAATCACATATTGATGCACCGGAGTAAACATAATACCTCATATCATAAAAATAAGTTATCAAATGTATCGATCATTAGACCATCATCATAACAAAATATTACATTCCCAAATGATAATTGTCTTACAAAAGATCAACATGTCAAATCCTAAGCTGAAGTAGGGCtagagaaataataattttcaccaTATCTGCTCGGGTATTTCCTCCATCATTCCACATAGACTTCAATTAGACTTAGtccatatcctcaaaaatgactcGGATCAAGTCCTATGCAATCACTCATGTCGGATCTGAAGGCATCCTCGTCTAGGCTAGCTAAATCACGCAATTATTCGTAATGAagaggaaaaatataaaaacgaATGAGTAAGTTTcaagacttagtgaatgttaatgCACATAATATCCATGCTAGTTTAGTGATGAATTCTATTTGATAAAGTATGCAACAATTTAATCATTATGGTTTTTCATaggtgtgatatagatatatgatacatgcttataatcatgagtaacaatgATAATTCAACaatatggtctactcgagatattatccattctcagcagggttgacaCTATTCCGAGAGACCTATAATACAACACCGGTGCATTGGATATTGTACGTTacccgtccataacactagtagcaCTACTGAGTCTAACCTCTGATGGCCCACACctctaatgatgtacgtcctatagtaaccgcccgttaaggctgcgctggtcacaaaacaaccattggatccaaggcctatgtaacaacacacacatttgaccattaagttaacatatatagtaagcccatggccgttatcctgcacgtaccggtgtatcatgtcatacaatgtaatttattttatctGTATTTTACATATATGCTTTTATAAGTCTCACTTTCGTTAACATGTTAAGTACAAcatttttcacaaatgatagagttcatgtgcagcagAAAATATATTTCCGTGAGaattgtaaatatgcatgttttggtacgcaaaatagacgtgcaaatatagaaaaataaatggcgagcattatgtgagttaaaactcactttGGTCGATTAAAGTCTTTGAGTAATCCTCCAACAAGTTCGAGTTCTCCAAATCTGAGAAAAATCCTCTCATTAGTCCTAAGTTTGCTAAAACAAACCCTAGCTTGAAAATAGGGGGCGTTGGGTGCTTAGCCAAAAAAGGCCATTTCATGAACGTCCCTGGGTGAGCGCTCGACCTAGGGACAAGCGTTCGTCTAGTGAGGTTCAGGTGGAAACCTCATTTGACCCACTTATTTCCTGAGCTTTCTAACGGTCTCTTATACTATCAAAAGGCTATCTAACACTATTCTAAGCATAACAACATTTGTAAACAATAAGATTAAATCTAAGCAAGAGGAAACGCTAACCAACATTAAAGCTTACAACATCTAAGCTATTAAAATGAAACTCAAAGAAAATGGTAAGAATTACCTCAATCGAGCAAGTCCTCCAAGTAAACTACTCCACCAACACTCATAGAATCTCATCACTCTCACAAAATCAAAATGATAGAGTTTCCACAAGCTTCTGGAGTGGAGAAAATCGAATGGGgtggaggggtatttatagggaatGAGTCTAAGGGCAAAATGGTGAATAACAAAAAAGGGGCGAGCGCTCGTGGTACTATAGGGAGCGAGTGCTCGTGTACTGTTGCTCAGAGGGGTCAGGTGGCAGGTGGCACGCGCGGATAAAAATCAACGGTCAACAAAAGATCAACGAGCGCTCGACCTGGTCCCCACATGAGCGTTCGTTTATAGTAGCTCAGAGAtccaaaaattccaaaaatgctcATCCAGGTGTCCCTAGTGACCAAAAGTCCGATTAAGCTTCTAATTAAACTGTcttaagcctaattaattatttaggtTACTACACCAATCCACCCGAGGAAATAGgacgaaaaagaaaagggagaatCTCCACTTCtaattaaaagagaagaaagtaaTTCTAATTTTCTACAAAATCCC from Corylus avellana chromosome ca1, CavTom2PMs-1.0 encodes the following:
- the LOC132169342 gene encoding CMP-sialic acid transporter 4-like, which translates into the protein MEYRKIKDQDKDGDAGGEDIESSRGKAHSVGNVDVERTRWKRKSAVTIALTVLTSSQAILIVWSKRAGKYEYSVTTANFMVETLKCALSLAALARTWRSEGVTEDNRFLML